A genome region from Tolypothrix sp. PCC 7712 includes the following:
- a CDS encoding CTB family bacteriocin, producing the protein MSNEQDINNAPIELTDEELDEVSGGIDIFISGATFEQRNVFSARRGSRRRGGNSIYQSSSISSSAFQLIGLGFGSVGDAMSFLQGFSKLFGRR; encoded by the coding sequence ATGTCTAATGAACAAGATATAAATAACGCTCCTATTGAATTAACAGACGAAGAACTCGACGAAGTGTCGGGTGGGATTGATATTTTTATATCAGGCGCGACTTTTGAGCAAAGAAATGTCTTCTCTGCTCGTCGCGGTTCCCGTCGGCGTGGGGGTAATTCCATTTATCAATCTTCTTCTATATCTTCTTCTGCATTTCAATTGATTGGTTTGGGCTTTGGCTCCGTTGGTGATGCCATGAGCTTTCTCCAAGGGTTTTCCAAACTCTTTGGTAGAAGATAA
- a CDS encoding DNA-directed RNA polymerase subunit omega, translated as MLKRSKFETTQSQIMHRAEDLISAASNRYRITVQVANRAKRRRYEDFENAEDAMMKPVLRAIIEMSDELTQPEIIGEI; from the coding sequence ATGCTTAAGCGTTCCAAGTTCGAGACAACCCAGTCTCAGATTATGCACCGTGCTGAGGATTTGATTAGTGCAGCCTCAAATCGGTACCGCATTACAGTTCAGGTGGCAAACCGTGCCAAGCGCCGCCGTTATGAAGACTTTGAAAATGCAGAAGATGCAATGATGAAACCAGTACTCCGGGCAATTATTGAAATGTCCGATGAACTGACTCAGCCAGAGATTATTGGGGAAATATAG
- a CDS encoding DUF1818 family protein yields MERVIKSGSGWRIGWNPHAPEYKGLVGTDDWAIELTEAELNDFCRLFAQLADTMKYMAAELMDEEKIACEAESDLLWLEVEGYPHAYSLRFILNTGRCVEGSWDNSAVPGLLQAAGMLKVF; encoded by the coding sequence ATGGAACGAGTCATCAAAAGCGGATCTGGTTGGCGTATTGGCTGGAATCCTCATGCACCTGAATATAAAGGCCTAGTAGGTACAGATGATTGGGCGATTGAGTTAACCGAAGCCGAGTTAAACGATTTCTGCCGTCTTTTCGCCCAGCTAGCCGACACCATGAAGTACATGGCAGCAGAATTGATGGATGAAGAAAAAATTGCTTGTGAAGCCGAAAGCGATTTATTATGGTTGGAGGTTGAAGGCTATCCTCACGCCTACAGTCTGCGCTTCATCCTGAATACAGGACGCTGTGTAGAAGGTAGCTGGGATAATTCGGCTGTTCCTGGTCTATTGCAAGCTGCTGGGATGCTCAAAGTTTTTTGA
- a CDS encoding caspase, EACC1-associated type: MAKLALLIGISEYQPGLNALPGAVQDVKAMQRVLQHSEMGDFADADITVLENPQRQVMEEAIETLFSGREKDDLVLLYFSGHGIKDEAGRLYLATSQTRKNHKSGLIQTTATAASLIHGMMENSRSRRQVIILDCCFSGAFAEGMKAKDDNTVDIKNQLGGEGRVVLTSSTATQYSFEQEGADLSVYTRYIVEGIEKGAADTDNDGMISVDELHEYARKKVQEAAPAMKPEIYAVKEGFKIKLAKAPIGDPQLEYRKEVGRCVRDGKISLIGRRILKRRQNELGLSVEVADQIENEVLEPYRKYQENLQEYAEALIEAVEDEGTLSQYTRQELKRLQQLLQLRDEDIEQIETRVIAPPTPQIQKSGEEKTAKNITLEPPTTEDDLSSEKGVDYTKLRDLLAAGKWKEADIETCRVMLQAIERTEKGTFTQDALLNFPGADLRTIDSLWVKYSDGHFGFSVQKEIYFSVGGKLDGQNYREAWEKLKILVGWKKEVFTSKYIDPTFNTSSPRGHLPIINYGSHLQFVRQSLFSRMEVVCASRLVKSNI; encoded by the coding sequence GGAAAATCCCCAACGCCAGGTAATGGAAGAAGCTATTGAAACTTTGTTTTCTGGTCGTGAAAAGGATGATTTAGTATTACTGTATTTCTCTGGACACGGGATTAAAGATGAAGCTGGCAGATTATATTTAGCAACTAGCCAAACCCGTAAAAACCACAAAAGCGGACTCATTCAAACTACCGCCACTGCTGCCAGCCTCATACATGGGATGATGGAAAATAGCCGTTCTCGGCGACAGGTAATTATTCTTGACTGTTGCTTTAGCGGTGCTTTTGCTGAAGGAATGAAGGCGAAAGACGATAATACTGTAGATATTAAAAACCAACTGGGAGGAGAAGGACGGGTGGTACTTACTTCTTCCACGGCTACTCAATATTCTTTTGAACAAGAAGGAGCAGACTTATCGGTTTACACCCGCTACATTGTAGAAGGAATTGAGAAAGGTGCAGCTGACACCGATAACGATGGCATGATTTCTGTAGATGAACTGCATGAATATGCGCGAAAAAAGGTGCAGGAAGCAGCGCCGGCAATGAAGCCAGAAATTTATGCTGTAAAAGAGGGTTTTAAAATAAAGTTAGCGAAAGCTCCCATAGGCGATCCGCAATTGGAGTACCGTAAGGAAGTAGGGCGATGTGTAAGAGATGGTAAGATTTCGCTTATAGGTCGCCGCATTCTCAAGCGTAGGCAAAATGAATTGGGTTTGTCAGTTGAGGTAGCAGATCAAATTGAAAATGAAGTTTTAGAACCTTACCGCAAGTATCAAGAAAATCTACAGGAATACGCAGAAGCGCTAATTGAGGCGGTTGAGGATGAAGGTACGCTGAGTCAGTATACAAGGCAAGAGTTGAAGCGGCTACAGCAACTTTTGCAACTCAGAGATGAGGATATTGAACAAATTGAGACAAGAGTTATCGCACCCCCAACGCCTCAGATTCAGAAAAGCGGGGAGGAAAAAACGGCAAAAAACATTACCTTGGAACCGCCAACAACCGAAGATGACCTCAGTTCAGAAAAAGGCGTAGACTATACCAAACTACGCGACTTGCTAGCCGCAGGGAAATGGAAGGAAGCCGATATAGAAACCTGTAGGGTGATGCTTCAGGCTATAGAAAGAACAGAAAAGGGCACGTTTACCCAAGACGCACTCTTAAATTTCCCTGGCGCTGACTTACGCACAATTGACAGTTTGTGGGTGAAATACAGTGATGGTCACTTTGGCTTCAGTGTACAGAAGGAAATTTACTTTAGTGTTGGCGGTAAGTTAGATGGCCAAAATTATAGAGAAGCCTGGGAAAAGCTTAAAATTCTTGTTGGATGGAAGAAAGAAGTATTTACTTCCAAATATATAGATCCTACTTTTAATACCTCATCTCCCAGGGGACACCTCCCCATAATTAATTATGGTAGCCATCTGCAATTTGTGCGTCAGAGTCTCTTCTCTCGCATGGAGGTGGTGTGTGCGTCAAGACTTGTAAAGTCTAACATTTAA
- a CDS encoding aldo/keto reductase → METKQLGKTGISVSAIGLGGMPMSISNRPAESESIAVIHRALDLGITFIDTADSYCLDEADKHHNERLINKALSSYNGDVSQVVVATKGGLMRPNGNWIRNGNPKHLRETIRESFQALGGDKPIDLWQYHAPDPKYTIAESLAPVKEAVAAGLIRFVGVSNFSVEQIQQARDLVDVVSVQNQYNPWERQPERDGVLEYCEQEGLTFLPWSPFGGSRRHQNLQDIPAIAKLAQAKGVSVYCIVLAWLRAKSPAILPIPGASKIASIEDSVSAINVKLSAEEVQKIDQET, encoded by the coding sequence ATGGAAACTAAACAGCTAGGAAAAACGGGTATTTCCGTGAGTGCGATCGGCTTGGGTGGTATGCCAATGTCGATATCGAATCGCCCTGCTGAATCTGAATCAATCGCAGTTATCCATCGCGCTTTGGATTTGGGTATCACATTCATTGATACGGCTGACTCTTACTGCTTAGATGAGGCAGATAAGCACCACAACGAAAGACTGATTAACAAAGCACTCAGCAGTTATAACGGCGATGTTAGCCAAGTGGTTGTCGCCACCAAGGGCGGTTTGATGCGTCCTAATGGTAACTGGATACGCAACGGGAACCCTAAACATTTACGGGAAACTATTCGTGAAAGTTTTCAGGCTTTAGGTGGTGATAAACCAATAGATCTGTGGCAATATCACGCCCCCGATCCCAAGTACACAATTGCAGAATCCCTCGCACCAGTTAAGGAAGCGGTAGCAGCTGGTTTAATTCGGTTTGTGGGAGTTTCTAATTTTTCTGTCGAACAAATTCAGCAAGCCCGGGATTTAGTTGATGTTGTCTCCGTGCAAAATCAATATAATCCTTGGGAACGACAACCCGAACGTGATGGTGTGCTGGAGTATTGCGAACAGGAAGGATTAACCTTTTTACCTTGGAGTCCCTTTGGTGGTAGTCGTCGCCATCAAAACTTGCAAGATATTCCTGCGATCGCCAAATTAGCTCAAGCTAAAGGTGTATCAGTTTATTGTATTGTCCTAGCCTGGCTGCGTGCCAAATCCCCCGCAATCCTACCCATCCCCGGCGCTAGCAAAATTGCCAGCATAGAAGATTCGGTAAGCGCTATCAATGTCAAACTATCCGCAGAAGAAGTCCAAAAAATTGACCAAGAAACGTAA
- a CDS encoding cyclic nucleotide-binding domain-containing protein: MTEVLLKELSNEDIDWMLTAGKQVELEPGTVLIQQGQPLEALHILLDGALLVTLAQADKNPLGRAFAALEGGTLSGREIARLSNGEMVGEIPFVETYLPATTVSATSKSLVLTIPRTRLLSKLEQDLSFAAHLYRASAVLLANRLEQMINQLGNSTVVLSQPQLREALIVFAELHDRDLDWLITAGKVEQFPANYVLIRSGRPIEALYILLDGSVTLNAAETEYNPLSQAFSNLEDSENQVFEKEFGRLWRGDILGETPFIEVQPSAVTVKTLEDSRVLTIPRWRLSAKLLHDVGFASRFYRVLAILLADKQQAIAQRLGYGRVTYSSGQSLEESYSNELSTNSLGQVALAGARFEWMLKRIGIE, encoded by the coding sequence ATGACAGAGGTGTTACTTAAAGAACTTAGTAATGAAGATATAGATTGGATGTTGACGGCTGGTAAGCAAGTGGAATTAGAGCCTGGAACCGTTCTGATTCAGCAAGGTCAACCTCTAGAAGCGCTGCATATTCTGCTAGATGGTGCATTGCTAGTTACTCTAGCACAAGCTGATAAAAATCCTTTGGGTCGCGCTTTTGCAGCTTTGGAAGGCGGAACTTTATCAGGGCGGGAAATTGCGCGGTTATCTAATGGGGAGATGGTAGGGGAAATTCCCTTTGTGGAAACCTACTTACCAGCTACTACCGTTAGCGCTACCAGCAAATCTTTAGTGTTGACGATTCCCAGAACTCGCCTCCTCTCCAAACTAGAGCAAGACTTGAGTTTTGCAGCGCATCTTTACCGTGCAAGTGCGGTGCTTTTGGCAAATCGCCTAGAGCAAATGATTAATCAACTGGGAAATAGCACAGTAGTTTTAAGCCAACCGCAACTCAGAGAAGCGTTGATTGTGTTTGCAGAGTTACACGATCGCGATTTGGATTGGTTAATTACAGCCGGAAAAGTCGAACAATTTCCCGCTAATTACGTATTAATTCGTAGTGGTAGACCTATAGAAGCGTTATATATTTTACTAGATGGGTCTGTGACTTTAAATGCCGCAGAAACAGAGTATAACCCCTTATCACAAGCTTTTTCTAATTTAGAAGATAGTGAAAATCAAGTATTTGAAAAGGAATTTGGGCGCTTATGGCGCGGTGATATCCTAGGTGAGACTCCGTTTATCGAAGTGCAACCATCAGCAGTAACAGTGAAGACATTAGAGGATTCACGGGTATTAACTATTCCTCGCTGGCGGTTATCTGCAAAATTATTGCATGATGTCGGCTTCGCATCTCGATTTTACCGAGTTTTGGCAATTTTATTAGCCGACAAACAACAAGCGATCGCACAACGCCTCGGATATGGGCGAGTAACCTACAGTAGCGGTCAATCTCTAGAAGAATCTTACAGCAATGAACTCTCTACCAATTCTCTAGGACAGGTAGCCCTAGCCGGCGCAAGATTTGAATGGATGCTCAAACGCATTGGAATTGAGTAA
- a CDS encoding NHLP bacteriocin system secretion protein — MVPQQETQKNNMFRKEALEKVASPEQLDQLIQVTNPKRWFSLVALGSLVAAGLAWSILGRIPIIVTGRGVLVYPSKVVTVQAANSGRIQSLNVQVGDKVKKGQVLATIDQTELRKQLQLSYEKLAQLRSQDQTANNAQQERFGLEQNANQRQREALQQSLQTVQSLTPVLREKGLEVIKRDRQTLKQRLDTLRELQPTLKKRWEDRQGLFREGAVPQDTVLQARQEYINAQAQINEAESQLNQLDEKEASAQRDYLNNLNQANELQAQIKALDSRQASQKEQDINTNTNRRKEIQETQRLIAQLELQLQHSTQIVSDFSGTVLEVTAKPGQLLEAGAGIGTIAAQESNAKLVNVAFLPVSEGKKIKPGMPLQITPSTVKREEVGGIQGKVTNVSAFPITQQGAASLIGNPDIVTSIISQGPQLAVFTEMEQDSSTSSGYRWSSSKGPDQKITPGTTSSVRITVENRAPITFVLPILKTWTGLN; from the coding sequence ATGGTTCCCCAGCAAGAAACACAGAAAAATAATATGTTCCGCAAAGAAGCTTTAGAAAAGGTAGCTTCTCCCGAACAATTAGACCAACTAATTCAGGTTACTAACCCTAAACGCTGGTTTTCTTTGGTCGCGCTGGGTTCTTTGGTGGCGGCGGGTCTTGCTTGGAGTATACTCGGACGCATCCCCATTATTGTTACAGGTCGTGGTGTATTAGTTTATCCCAGTAAAGTTGTCACAGTCCAAGCTGCGAACTCTGGACGGATTCAATCTTTAAATGTGCAAGTGGGAGATAAAGTTAAAAAAGGTCAAGTTCTCGCCACAATTGATCAAACAGAATTACGCAAACAATTGCAGCTATCTTACGAGAAACTAGCACAACTGCGATCGCAAGACCAAACCGCAAATAATGCCCAACAAGAACGTTTTGGCTTAGAACAAAATGCCAACCAGCGCCAACGAGAAGCCTTACAGCAGAGTTTGCAAACAGTACAATCCTTAACCCCAGTATTGCGGGAAAAAGGCTTAGAAGTAATTAAACGCGATCGCCAAACTCTTAAACAACGCTTAGACACCTTACGGGAACTACAACCCACACTGAAAAAACGCTGGGAAGACCGTCAAGGACTGTTCAGAGAAGGGGCTGTGCCTCAAGATACAGTACTACAAGCCCGTCAAGAATATATTAACGCCCAAGCCCAAATTAATGAGGCAGAATCGCAGTTAAATCAACTAGATGAGAAAGAAGCCAGCGCCCAACGGGACTATCTTAATAATCTCAATCAAGCCAACGAATTGCAAGCGCAAATCAAAGCCTTAGATAGCCGTCAAGCTAGCCAAAAAGAACAAGATATTAATACCAATACCAACCGTAGAAAGGAAATTCAAGAAACTCAACGCCTAATTGCTCAATTAGAATTACAGTTACAACACAGCACTCAAATTGTTAGTGACTTTAGCGGCACAGTTTTAGAAGTTACCGCTAAACCCGGACAACTATTAGAAGCAGGTGCCGGAATTGGTACAATTGCTGCCCAAGAATCAAATGCTAAGTTAGTTAACGTTGCCTTTTTACCTGTGAGTGAAGGTAAGAAAATTAAACCAGGAATGCCTTTGCAAATCACACCTTCCACAGTCAAACGCGAAGAAGTAGGTGGGATTCAAGGAAAAGTTACCAACGTCTCTGCATTCCCCATCACCCAACAAGGTGCAGCTAGTTTAATCGGCAATCCAGATATTGTCACTAGCATTATCTCCCAAGGGCCACAACTGGCTGTATTTACAGAAATGGAGCAAGATTCTTCAACTTCTAGCGGTTATCGTTGGTCATCATCCAAAGGGCCAGATCAAAAAATCACCCCTGGAACTACCAGTTCTGTGCGGATTACAGTAGAAAATCGTGCCCCAATTACCTTTGTTCTCCCCATTCTCAAAACTTGGACAGGCTTAAATTAA
- a CDS encoding class I SAM-dependent methyltransferase, producing the protein MTNISVPNHDWNTALYQDKHAFVWQYGEDLLKLLNPQSGEAILDLGCGTGQLTAKIAQAGAKVWGIDNAPEMIEKARNNYPHLHFDIADATNFQVEQPLDAVFSNAVLHWVKQADLAIASIYQALKPGGRFVAEFGGKGNVQAIVSALNSAITAMAIPEPQTRNPWYYPSIAEYATLLEKQGFEVIYANLYPRPTMLADKEAGLANWIKMFASTFFVGMSAAQQAQVIQQVEDTLRPTLYQQGNWTADYRRIRIVAIKV; encoded by the coding sequence ATGACGAATATTTCCGTACCCAATCATGATTGGAATACTGCCCTTTACCAAGATAAACACGCCTTTGTCTGGCAGTATGGCGAAGACTTGTTAAAATTACTCAATCCTCAATCTGGGGAAGCAATTTTGGATCTCGGCTGTGGTACAGGACAATTAACAGCAAAAATTGCCCAAGCTGGGGCTAAAGTATGGGGAATTGATAATGCACCTGAGATGATTGAGAAGGCTAGAAACAACTATCCTCATCTGCACTTTGATATTGCTGATGCGACAAACTTTCAAGTTGAACAGCCTTTAGATGCGGTGTTTTCTAACGCGGTTTTACATTGGGTAAAACAAGCAGATTTAGCGATCGCTTCCATATATCAAGCCCTCAAACCAGGGGGACGGTTTGTGGCAGAATTTGGCGGTAAGGGGAATGTACAGGCAATTGTCTCAGCTTTGAATAGCGCCATCACAGCGATGGCAATTCCCGAACCACAAACCAGGAATCCTTGGTATTATCCCAGTATTGCTGAGTATGCTACTCTCTTAGAAAAGCAAGGGTTTGAGGTAATTTATGCTAACTTATATCCTCGCCCAACTATGTTAGCCGACAAAGAAGCAGGTCTAGCCAACTGGATTAAAATGTTTGCTAGTACTTTCTTTGTGGGAATGTCTGCTGCACAACAGGCACAAGTAATTCAGCAAGTAGAAGATACTTTGCGTCCGACACTATATCAACAAGGAAATTGGACAGCAGACTACCGCAGAATTCGGATTGTAGCTATTAAAGTCTAA
- the ilvC gene encoding ketol-acid reductoisomerase encodes MARMYYDEDANLDLLAGKTIAIIGYGSQGHAHALNLKDSGLDVIVGLYPGSKSAAKAEAAGLTVKNVADAANAADFIMILLPDEVQKSVYKNEIEPNLEEGNVIAFAHGFNIHFGQVVPPANVDVVMVAPKGPGHLVRRTYEQGQGVPALFAVYQDASGRARDRALAYARGIGGTRAGVLETTFREETETDLFGEQAVLCGGLSALIKAGFETLVEAGYQPELAYFECLHEVKLIVDLVVEGGLAKMRDSISNTAEYGDYTRGPRVVNDQTKAEMRKILSEIQSGQFAREFVLENQSGKPGFTAMRRQEAEHRIEEVGKDLRAMFSWLKKV; translated from the coding sequence ATGGCCCGGATGTACTATGACGAAGATGCCAATTTAGACCTTTTGGCGGGGAAAACCATTGCAATTATTGGTTACGGTTCCCAAGGTCATGCTCACGCCCTTAATTTGAAAGATAGTGGTTTAGACGTAATTGTAGGGCTATATCCGGGCAGTAAATCAGCTGCCAAGGCGGAAGCGGCTGGATTAACAGTCAAAAATGTCGCGGATGCTGCGAATGCTGCTGACTTTATCATGATTTTGTTGCCTGATGAAGTGCAGAAGTCAGTTTACAAAAACGAAATTGAGCCAAATTTAGAAGAAGGTAACGTCATCGCTTTTGCTCACGGTTTTAATATTCACTTTGGGCAAGTTGTACCACCTGCAAATGTAGATGTGGTTATGGTTGCACCTAAAGGGCCAGGACATTTAGTCCGTCGGACTTATGAACAAGGACAAGGCGTACCAGCTCTGTTTGCTGTTTATCAAGATGCTAGTGGTCGGGCACGCGATCGCGCTTTAGCATACGCTAGAGGTATTGGTGGTACTCGTGCGGGTGTTTTAGAAACAACTTTCCGTGAAGAAACCGAAACTGATTTGTTCGGCGAACAAGCAGTATTGTGCGGTGGCTTGAGTGCTTTAATCAAAGCCGGATTTGAAACTTTAGTAGAAGCTGGTTATCAGCCAGAATTAGCTTATTTTGAATGTCTGCACGAAGTCAAACTCATTGTTGACTTAGTTGTAGAAGGTGGTTTAGCCAAAATGCGCGACAGTATTTCTAATACTGCGGAATATGGCGATTACACCCGTGGCCCTCGGGTTGTAAATGACCAAACCAAGGCTGAAATGCGGAAGATTCTCAGCGAAATTCAATCCGGTCAATTTGCGCGGGAATTTGTGTTAGAAAATCAATCTGGCAAACCAGGCTTTACCGCTATGCGTCGTCAAGAAGCCGAACACCGCATTGAAGAAGTGGGTAAAGATTTACGTGCCATGTTTAGCTGGCTGAAAAAAGTGTAA
- a CDS encoding bifunctional cobalt-precorrin-7 (C(5))-methyltransferase/cobalt-precorrin-6B (C(15))-methyltransferase — protein MVGKWLAIVGIGEDGLPGLSAIARSLVDRAEIIVGGDRHLAMLPSNDQRQKITWASPISNSVAEIIQHRGQVVCVLASGDPMCYGIGVTLTKQIPLSEITIIPAPSAFSLACGRLGWSLTEVETISLCGRPPALIQSYIYSGARLLILSAGKDTPGIVAKILTQRGYGDSKITVLERMGGTQERIVESTAASWNETDIAALNAIAVDCVADSGVLSLPRIPGLPDNAYHHDGQLTKHEVRAITLATLAPIPGELLWDVGAGCGSISIEWMRTHPRCRAIAIEQNSTRLQYIADNAAALGVPSLQIIAGKAPNSLQDLPQPDAIFIGGGVTADNLFDICWSVLKPGGRLVANVVTIEGEQTLFKWYEKVGGNFTRIAIQRAEPIGKFLGWRGMAPVTQWIAIKSPAINQ, from the coding sequence ATGGTAGGTAAATGGCTGGCGATTGTTGGTATTGGTGAAGATGGATTACCAGGATTAAGTGCGATCGCCCGTTCCCTAGTGGATCGAGCTGAAATAATAGTAGGAGGCGATCGCCATTTAGCAATGCTTCCTAGCAACGATCAACGCCAGAAAATTACCTGGGCTTCCCCCATTAGCAACTCAGTAGCCGAAATTATCCAACATCGCGGCCAAGTTGTATGTGTCCTCGCTAGCGGCGATCCCATGTGTTACGGGATTGGTGTTACCTTAACAAAACAAATTCCTCTCTCCGAAATCACGATTATTCCCGCACCTTCAGCTTTCAGCCTCGCCTGTGGCAGATTAGGATGGTCATTAACAGAAGTAGAAACCATCAGTTTGTGCGGTCGTCCACCTGCGCTGATTCAGTCTTATATTTATTCTGGGGCGCGGCTACTAATTTTGAGTGCAGGTAAAGACACACCCGGGATTGTGGCAAAAATTTTGACACAACGGGGCTATGGTGACAGTAAAATTACGGTCTTAGAAAGGATGGGTGGTACACAAGAACGAATTGTAGAAAGTACCGCAGCATCTTGGAATGAAACAGACATCGCCGCTTTAAATGCGATCGCAGTTGATTGTGTTGCTGATTCTGGGGTTCTATCTTTGCCCAGAATCCCAGGATTACCAGATAACGCTTATCATCACGATGGACAATTAACTAAACATGAAGTCAGGGCGATTACCCTAGCTACCCTAGCGCCAATACCAGGAGAACTGCTGTGGGATGTAGGCGCTGGTTGTGGTTCAATTTCTATAGAATGGATGCGGACTCATCCGCGATGTCGAGCGATCGCTATTGAACAAAACTCAACTAGACTGCAATACATTGCTGATAATGCAGCCGCTTTAGGAGTCCCAAGTCTGCAAATTATCGCTGGAAAAGCACCAAATTCACTGCAAGATTTACCTCAACCTGATGCTATTTTTATCGGTGGTGGTGTAACAGCAGATAATTTATTTGATATTTGTTGGTCAGTACTCAAACCAGGTGGTAGATTAGTGGCAAATGTCGTCACTATTGAAGGCGAACAAACTTTATTTAAATGGTATGAAAAAGTGGGTGGCAACTTCACCCGCATTGCCATACAACGTGCCGAACCAATTGGTAAATTTTTAGGCTGGCGAGGAATGGCACCTGTTACTCAATGGATAGCAATAAAATCTCCTGCTATAAATCAATAA
- a CDS encoding histidine kinase, whose translation MGIGDWGLGTGEGERDKKLFQCPMPYALCPMPYALCPMPHAPCPFSKL comes from the coding sequence ATGGGGATTGGGGACTGGGGACTGGGGACTGGGGAAGGGGAAAGGGATAAAAAGCTTTTCCAATGCCCCATGCCCTATGCCCTATGCCCTATGCCCTATGCCCTATGCCCTATGCCCCATGCCCCATGCCCCTTTTCCAAATTATAA
- a CDS encoding fasciclin domain-containing protein yields the protein MADLLEAAINAGNFKTLVKAVDAVGLTDVLKSPGSLTIFAPTDDAFAKLPEGTLDALLQDIPKLKKIVTYHVASGDVRSDDLVQIEEAETFEGSILAIESDHGAIKVNDAHVLQTDILADNGVIHVIDAVLIPAMVAGGTSS from the coding sequence ATGGCGGATCTTTTAGAAGCTGCGATTAATGCAGGAAATTTCAAAACTTTGGTAAAGGCTGTTGACGCTGTGGGACTTACAGATGTTCTCAAAAGTCCTGGTTCTTTGACGATTTTTGCACCTACTGACGATGCCTTTGCTAAACTGCCTGAGGGAACTTTAGACGCGCTGCTGCAAGATATCCCTAAGCTCAAGAAAATTGTGACTTATCATGTTGCTTCTGGGGATGTTAGATCTGATGATTTGGTACAAATTGAGGAAGCAGAAACTTTTGAGGGTTCAATTTTAGCAATTGAGTCAGATCATGGTGCAATTAAAGTCAATGATGCCCATGTTCTGCAAACTGATATTCTGGCTGACAATGGCGTGATTCATGTGATTGATGCGGTGTTAATTCCCGCAATGGTTGCAGGTGGGACGAGTTCGTAA